atttacttcatcttgagacccctgcccatgaccagaggggtcACTGcacaggcgcaaaggaccttctagctcatgataatacgaagcggggacagatactaaatatgtataggcgtatcagtaatgtAATGCATATGTGTGCCATGAGGGAatgaatgtaaaggaaaaacgaccctgggcgtgcatactttggaggaacgatccccatgcacctcagcgctgaataaagcatacctactttacaactttaacgagttgtggagtcaatccgcgtatcaatgccacttggctgcctttgactctgattcatactgaagttctagcatgtccgctacggcagcactcaatggcggtgtgacttcattcaggccacgatagtttACtattagtctccactctccattagactttcACACTGGACATATAAGGGTATTAAAAGGTGAGTGGATCCTACTGATCCCTCCTGGGCTCCCCAGTCTATGGATCAGCTTATgtatgggaatcagggagtctcggtgcGATAGTGCCACTGGTGCACCGTTGTTGTCACGACTGTCACTTGTTGTTTGACCTTCATCAGCCttacaacagaaggatcctctgagagaccaggcaagatGGACAGCTGCTTagtttcctcagtctccaaagcagcgatgccaaaagcccatcagtacccttttggatctttgaagtaccctctcctgaggtagtctatgccgagcATGCACGGAGCCTCTGGACCACTCACGATGGGgtacttttgccatttcctcccagtcagactgatttcagcctccagtacagccaactcttgggatccccctgtcactccagaaatatagatcggttccaccccttgacagcttgaggGCATCAGGGCACACAGGGAACTGGTGTCTACTAGGGCCTTATACTTCTCCCTTCGTGCTGCACTGAAACTCGTGTAGTTCTTCCGCtccttgttttcagtgctgGCCTTTGCGGCTGCAGGGGCCAGAAAGAGCCAGGCAGGTGGCTTCACTCAGCGCCTGAGCTGTGTGGCCACTAACAAGTCCCCAGATACTTATCTTCTCTGGGTCACAGTGACAGCATCATCTCCCCTACCACTGAAAGGAAGATCTAATTTATTGCGTATCAAATACACTCTGAAAGCTGTCAATTCACACGACACGTTGCATGTTAGATAAGTCCAGTAAAAATCCACTTGAACTTTGCTGTATTTACCTACTGTATCAATTTTACATGCTATATATTTACAGTAGGGCAAGtgctttttacctttaaaagagcaaagatgAAACTTTAGACATCTCTGAACAACACGGCTTGGATAAACCAGAAAGATTATTCAGATGCCCTGTGTTTCCTACAGGTTCCCCACTCACTGGTCTCCTGATGCAGGACCAGTGAAGAAGAAGTGTGTCACAGTCTGAtagcatttaataataaaaattaaaatcaccgTATGAATTTGTCTTTAGCTAGCCACTTTAGagagacaaaaccagacaactgAGACTTTGGACAAGGGACAGTATATTAACAAAATGTAGTTAAAACATACGGAAGAGTATCAGAGATCGTCTTGAGAAATACGTTCAAATCTGCGTATTTGTTGTTTCATAAAGCTGAGAACCAGACGATTTCCTTACAGATCTTGACTATAACTCGTATGTGAAGTACATTAGTTCCTAGTGTCCgacagaacaggaaagaaaatgatgctCTTACAAAAAATTCTACTTGTGAAATTTTAAGTAAGCCTTTAAATGAAATATACAGACCGTCAGTTGCAATCTTTGTAATCCCTGGTTGCACTTGCACCAGGTGTCTAACTTGGAGTAACATTACACGAATAACATCAAGTCAGCCGGAGTCTGGAACAAGCAGCATTTGAGATGGTCTATTGCTGGCCCTTATCTCACACTTGTGAGATATTAATGCGGTAATTTACTATGTTCAGCAGTTTTAAGACGTTTCCACCCTTCTGGATTAGAAGTGtatcttaaaaaacaaagtctCAAGTTCAAAACTAAAAGAAAGTCCTGCATGGTAAAATCGTGTAGAGAAATGTTAAGCACCACTTATGAGTGGATTTTGTCTCGATGGTAAATGTTTCAGTAATAAATTCTAAGTTTTGATGGTCAATATTGGTAATGTCAAGTTCCATGTAAAGAGTCGTGTCTTTTGAAGGTAAAGAGTGGGTTTTGATGGTAAAAAGGCAGTTTTGAGGGTAAAAAGTGGGTTTTAAGGGTAAGAAgtagttggttttgttggtaGGTTTGCGTTGGACGTTGAAGGCTTCcatcagtgagctttgcatctgaaagaaaaaagagcaatgTCACTCCTTGTCATGACGTTCAACATCAAACCATGTCTCAGTGGTTTGGTTTCTGAAAGAGGTCTCAAGCCTGCACACAGCACTGTCTGCTCAGTGACTACAGGATCCGACAACTCGAGAAGGTGGCTTCCTCACATCCAAACTGACTGCATTTTGGATCTATGCCAAGGTGGGCgaactgtacacagtattaGGACAAAGCTACCTCCTTTCATAGCAAGTGGTAGACTTAGGTAAATTTAGGTGAGGTTTTGTCTAGACAGCATCCTTGTTTTACCAACAGTCTTGTGTTCAAGCTCACCAAATCTTACCCACTAAGCCGTCAGAAGCCTTCAGAAACTTGCTAGGGAGAACGTGTAGGAACGTAGgacagcaactgctttaaagctGCTCCTTCATCCATCCCACCTCCATTTTCCTTAAATCACACGTTATCACAAGCCCTTTCCATCCTTGTTAATTTACTGGGGAGTCCTGGTGAAAAGGCACAACCTAACAATTCCTTCTCAGCTGTTGTCTGTCCCTAGCCTGTTAGAGAGGTTCCGGGCTCTTTAAAAGCACACTGCTGCAGTGGCCTTTTTTGAGAGAGATTCCATTATCCAGAAATTCCTACTTGAGACCCAtttatttaatacttttaaagaCGGACCTTCCACAAGAGGAAGTTCCTGAACATCTATGGACTTGAGGAAATACTAAAATTCTCCAGACATAACAAATTGCTTTTCACAGCCCTCATATCCCACTTGTGTTGCAAGCAGCGGATCAAAGTGGGGTTCTGTCACTGTGTTTATCGGTTAACATTTCACCCACATAGATAGTGCACTAATCTTAATGGCCCTGACCAGTGTAGTGGGGTGCAAGACATTTACTTTCTTCCTACACATCTGTCTGGTTTAGAAAAAAGTTTGCAGAATAATGCAATGTAAGTTCTAAACAAGCTCTTGAGTACCGCTGACCAATTTGTTAGGGTTCCAGGTAGCCGGTCAGTAATGCTGTGTAATTCCTTACAATACTTTGTCGAAGGCTCCCAAGTGACTGAGCCACCCGGGAGCCCACCAATTTGTTTACAAATTATTCATTAGATTTCCTGGAATTATCGTATTCGCTTTACCCTATTTGAGGGGTCTCTGGTGGTCTCCGATAGTCTGCCCCACTGTGGCCATTGATTAACCTCTGTGCTTGTGTACCTGAATGACAGCTTTTCAAATACTGAAGATGTTCTCCTCATTGTAGTCATTGTCTGTAACAGAAGCAATATTTTTTGACTTAAGAATATCAAGAAGCATTCCAGAAGGAAATTCTGTCACTCACTATCAAAGAAATAACTTGAAGAACTAAATAGCTggtaagaaatattaaaacaaaccccaaacgaCAACAACCAAGCTAAAAACCCCACACACAAAACTGAATGTAAGTGGGGAGTAGCGATTACGCATTTGTCTcatgacaaaacaaacatttgcagCAGTGATTGTAAAACAATACCGTACACAAAAAGACCTACGTAGAAATAAGGAGCAATGCAAAGCTACTACTGGTAGGCATGAAGGCACTTCTATGTCTCTAAATTGCAAACTACATTTCCACACTGCAACACTACCgtaagaaaaaatatccaaaccgattacaaaaaaagaaaagaaaaaagaagaacatCCCGAACACAAACACGCCGCACTCGTGTACTGTCATAAAAGAGAATCCAGCTGCCAAGCTGGGAAACTCGCAGTTATTCCAGTTAAGGAAGATCTTAACGGGAAGCCAGTTAGGTACACGAAGGGGAGAGGCACTCGAAGCTCTCATTCCCCGCTGCCGCAGCCCAGCAACGCTTCCTGGCACTACTGGCGACCCCGAGATCGGGGACCGCGAGTTGTACGGAGCAgcgagagcggccccggggccTGCGTCTCTCCGCACCTGGGCCGGGTCTGTGTCCGCCCAGGGGCGTGTGCCCGGTGTTTCAGCGCGGTCTGAGGGTCTGCCTCTCCCTTCCGTCCCCAGCGCCAAGCATCAAGCACCTACCCGCTCACCCGCTGCTCTGCCCGTCCGAGGGGTTTTGGTCCCTAAAAGCGTTGTGGCACCGCTGCTCTCACGGACCGGCGCGGCACGGCTTCACATCTCCTCGTCCTTCTCACTCCACCTCACGCTCCGACCCAGCCCCGCTCGGTAATTCCGGCCCGCGGCAACCGGTGCTGCGGGGGCAGGGGTAGCGCCGCGTCGCCTCAGCCCCCTCCCGCCCCGTCCCGGTCCTGCCTGTCCAGCCCGTggtggcggcggtggcggcggccgTGCTGGCTCCGTCCGCCCCGTACTGGGCACGTTCCccagccccgccccgccggggaGTCCCGCTCCTCCGCTGCCCGTCAGGCAGGACGGCAGCGGCCGGGTGCCCAACCAGCGCCACAGCGGCCGCCGGAGCCGAGCTGAGCCGAGCTGAGCCGAGCTGAGCCGGCCGCTCCCGCcgctctctttcccttccttttgccGTGCCGGCTCCGCTCAGCATCTGAACTGCGTGGCCGCTTCCATCAGCCACGGTGCCAGTGCAGTGCAGGCAGAGAAGTGTACAGAAAACTTCAGCTCAGCCGGACTGACTTAAAATTGACACTATTCTGACAAAATAAGCTCCGTGTTGCTTCACATTTTGAACCGCTTTAAACTGGTACAAAACCGAACCTCTGTCAACTGAGCAGCATTTATAATGCTTTCTAGAGGAAAACAATGCATAGTTTTAACATTTACTACATACCTATGTGGATATGCTGGCTGGAAAAGCTTGGTCTCTTGTAGACCAAATCCTACAAACTAAGACTTGTGGCTTACAAGATCCATTTCCATAGTTTCTTGTAAAATGTTTCTAGCTACAGtttgaatataaaaatgtaaatgctgcACAGATAGGGACTGATTTAAGTATTAGTTGGTGTACACAAGTGATTTGCATGACATAACTCTGTATCAACCGTTGTTAAAAATGTGGTGTTCGATGTAAATCCACTGCAAtagtaacattttcatttatcagGAGGACCTGTTGATTCAGCCTGGGGACTTCCTCTAAAGTGTGAAACTCGACTGTTGCATAGCTCCTTATTTACCAAGAATACATGGGAGGTGCGTGCTGATTTACTTGTTTAAGAGGTTAAGATCTGATTTTGCAACTGCTCTTGTAAGTAAAAGGCCTCTTTGCCTACCTTTAAGCACACTGATTTAAATTGACAGGTTGaatttttcagagagaaaactcCTCAGCTGCAAAATCAGTTGTTTTCGTAAGGCTGAACACTCATAGCTGTGCAGCTATAAATGTTACTCCGGTAAGAGCTGGTTTCCCACCCTAAATTAAGGaggaattttgtccattgctttCCATGAGCTTCAGCAAAATGTAAGGCAAGTAGGGGGAAAACTCAGATCGTTTCTCCTCAAGTCGATTAATTAGACCAGACAGATTAGTCAGATGAACTTTATTTCATAGAGGTTCCCACTCACTGGTCTCCTGATGCAGGACCAGCGAATATGAAGTGCACCACAGTTTGTtagcatttaataataaaaattaaaatcacagtaTAAATTTGTCTTTAACTAGCCCCTTTAGagagacaaaaccagacaactgAGACTTCAGACAAGTGACAGTATattaagaaaatggaattaaaatatatgGATTTTGTCTTGACGGTGAATGTTTCAATAATAAATTCAAAGTTTTGATGGTCAACATCGATAAAGTCCAGTCTGAAGATAAAAGAGTCGTTGTTTTTGAAGGTAAAGACTCATCTTTTTTGATGGTAAAGCCAGGTTCGATGGTAAACAGTCAGGTTTGATGCAAACGGTCACGTTTGGTGGTAAAAAGTCACATTTGATGGTAACGAGTCAGTTTTGATGGTAAAGGCAGCTTCGATGGTAAACAGTCAGGTTTGGTGCTAAAGTGCCAGCTTTGATGGTAAAGCCAGGTTTGACGGTAAACAGTCAGGTCTGGTGGTAAAGAGTCAGTTTTGACGGCAAAGACAGGTTCGATGGTAAGCAGTCAGTTTTGATGGTAGAGTCATTCTTGATGGTAAACAGCCAGGTTTGATGGTAAACCATCAGCTTTGATGGCACACAGTTTTGATGGTAAAGAGTCAGGTTTGATGATAAGACGTAGTTGGTTTTGACAGTAGGTTTAGTTTGGGTATCGAAGGATTCCATCAGTGAGCTTTgtatctgaaagacaaaagaaagcaatgtcAGTCCATGTCATGACGTTCAACGCCAAACCCTGTCTCAGTGGTTAGGTTTCTGAAAGAGAGGTCTCAAGCCTGCACACAGCTCCATCTGCTCTGTGACTATATTATCTGACGGACTTGAGAAGGTAGCTTCCCCACATCCAAACAGACTGCATTTTGGATCTATGCTAAAGTGAAAGTTCCTACTTCAGACCcctttatttagtatttttaaagacgGACCTTCCACAAGAGGAAGTTCATGAACATCTATGGACTTGAGGAAATACTAAAATTCTCCAGACTTAAcaaatggcttttcacagccctCATATCCCACTTGTGTTGCAAGCAGTGGACCAAAGTGGGGTTCTGTCACTGTGTTTATCGGTTAACATCTCTCACGTCTACACAAATAGCGCACTAATCTTAACGGCCCTGGCCTGTGTAGTGGGGTGCAAGACATTTAACTTCTTCCTCTACTTTTGACTGGTTTAGAAATAACCAGAGTTGGCCACCTGCTGGCAAAAGCATTCACTAAAGCCAAACCAGTCCTAGTCATTGTCAATGTGAAACACAAGGCCATCCAAATCCTGAGGTCTGAGGGAAACATGCAggttaaaaataggaaaagggaTGCAGTGTTTGATGTGTGTATGAAGTGTTATTTACTTTACCACAGGTGATGGCTTGCTGTGTGCCAGCTATTTTGCAGTAATTTCTGCACATCTGACTTCAGATGCAACAGACATAAGCCCTCAGATTAAATAACAGTAAGTCTTGGTTTGTACACAAATCCTTACAGGGGCTAATTGTGGAATATGTGGagttaaaaatatgtaactgtTGTAACCTAATCAAGAACAGTGCGCGGATGCggttctgtcctgggttcagcaggctgggcttaaaccaggacaggtTCTTAACTTTGTGCTCCAGATCTAGCGTTCTAACGCTATTCAGCAACATCTTCCTACGTTTGCTTGACCAACCTAATGACCAGCCTAATGACCAACCCGCAGGCGGATTATTATTATAAATCACTTAGACACAATGGGAAAAAGACAGGCATGAGAAACATTCAGAGAAGAGTTAGGGAAAAAATTGCAGATTATGCTGGAATCCCTGTTTACCTGTAATCCGTCTCTTGATATTTATCATCTATCTTGCGGCGTTTCCTTTCCACTTCGCTTTCGCCTCCTTCTGTGTCACTGTATTTCCTCTTGCCAAGCCtcagtttcttattttcccAGAAAGCGTTGTCAAATTGTGCACGAGCTGAGGCAGGTGGAGGTGCGTGCCCTTCCCGAGAGTGTTTTTCAGACTGCTGCGGAGGTACTGAACAATGACGGAGGTTCCCTCTGTGGCTGCTCAAGTGATGCgctccttcctctctgcagtgaGTGTTGTCAGCccatctgctcttgcagggaTCATCCCGCTCTGATTTCGAGAATTGACTCCGTTTGTCAAAGTCTTTGTCAGAATGAGTGTACTTCCTCTCTCTACCATTTCCTGTTCTACGAGCAGAGTCATAATCCTCGTAATATCTGCATTTTTCCCATCTCTGTGCTTCATCTTGACAGTATGTTTCCGGGCTCCaggttttctctcctttggaACGATAATACTTATTCCTGTcttgttctgttctttctctgcttcGGGATCTATAATCAGAGTATTTTCCCCAGCTTTTGCCATTATTTGgactgtttctttcattatgCGAAGGCCTGTATTGGCTCGCACGCATCCTAGGgtggaaaaaagagaacagagaaaggaTTCCAAtggtaaaaaatggaaaaccattctgtgaagaaacagaagcattcCAGGAGGCATCTGCCTGTATTTAATATGACAATAACACATGCTCGGTGCTGACATCTGCAATCCTACATGTACAGTGTGGAATTTGCTGTACTAATTTAAAGCTTTCTATTAAATAGTACTAGCAGATGGGTAAAAGAATGATAAACTTGTATGAAATCTTGTTTTCATCAGAGTATACTCAATTTACCTTGTTTTCTCTGACAACCTGTTCAGGTGGTTGCAGGCCAGGGATTCTAAGATTATTTCTTGAGGAATCGGTGACTCAGCTACAGGTATCTACAATTAAAACATAGACGTTAACAAActaacaaaccacaaaaaaacaaatgtagaaaACTAATGGGACAGTAGCACAAAGTGTTAATGAGGAAATcagtgctgtgtgttttcacagtatttcacatGAATTAGGAACATTCCTCCTGAATACTAAACACGTCATAGGTGAGAAGTTCTAGATGGAGCATACATAACTTGCTCGTGAAAGCAATCCATTTgttttagcaaagaaaatctCAGAAGGTTTAGCAGGTTGGACTTGGCAAGCAAAATCATCAAGTTTCTGTCCCTTTTGTTTAAATCCAATATCTAAACTAATAGCACCATTTAGTGAATCATTTTGTGGCAGCTCATGATGGGATCTCTCTTCTTCAGCACTCTCACAGAAAGAATGGGAATTCTGCAATGTGCCAACCACCTTCCCCATTACAATTCCATATGAAGATATGCTGCAATTCCTTTTCAACACGCCATTCGACTCCACAGACTTTCCTGAAGACTCTGCACTGGAAGGGACTAGAGCATCGGAGCCGACTGTAGGACTTACATTCACTGCTGGCTCTACAAACATTTCATCAGGAACTTCCTGTTTGGAAATGTTAGCAGCAACTGCCACTGTAGATGCATTTGAGGAAGACTCTGCTCTGAGAGAATCTGTAATTGTGGAGGAAGGAACGGCCTTGCTGAGATCCTCATTCTCCAAAGCACTGGTAACACAGCCAGGTTGTGACACAGTCTGAAGCTCAGGCAATTTGTTAGGAATACTGATAGTGATCTTCTGGGCTTTCGATGGATCCGTAGATGAAGGCCTGGTCATTTCCACGTTTCGAATGCAAGCAGTTGGTGGAGCTGAAGATGGCTTGTTTATGGTCATACCAAGAGGATTTGTATCTCCTTTTAGGGGtccatttccatttccacaacttgatttctgtattgaaaaagaaaagattgcaAGATGAATATGTGCAATTACACAGCACTTactaaaacattaaattctcctactaaatatttctaaaaattgCCTCACCACCTAAAAAGATAAACACCTCACTTCCAATATAAACCTAAGTCCAACAAGTGTATTtaattcctgctgcttttggttTACTGCATCTTGGTATCAAATGAGCCTCATTTTTTGAAACCCACTCAAACAACTTAACATTGACTACAGCTCTTCccaaatatgtttattttcccctttaaacATTCCCTGGAAACACTGCAATAATTGCTCTGCTACTCAGGaccaagaaaaatctttctcacTGTCTCAGCTAAAGCAACACTGACGGAGAGtgatatttaattattattactactgctATTGTtcttatca
The Lathamus discolor isolate bLatDis1 chromosome 6, bLatDis1.hap1, whole genome shotgun sequence DNA segment above includes these coding regions:
- the LOC136017826 gene encoding ubiquitin carboxyl-terminal hydrolase 42-like, with amino-acid sequence MTLKKRIPSVFKEVSFRWPNKCPAKKRTACTANLGRVQPEEAPEKVPRGSIYSRTSEKPKPFGREELIVNDGIAPPRKILFPPEKICMDWQQPLNVGVGLENLGNTCFLNATLQCLTYTPPLASYMLSLEHSKSCHEKDFCMMCTLEAHINQALCFSNNAFKPIAVINGLKRIGKHFCYGSQEDAHEFLSFTVDALQRACLNGGTTWDTSSHATTLIYQIFGGYLRSQVKCLNCQAVSDRHEPFLSITLDIETVTSVTKALEQFVKPEQLGGENSYKCSKCTNMVPASKTCTIHRSSKVLIMSLKRFADFSGGKISKHVNYPEYLDLRAYMSQSTGEPLIYSLYAVLVHSGFSCNAGHYICFIKAGNGFWYRMNDAIVERSDIKTVLNQQAYLLFYIRRYDLTLGECGLSLPAPSYARSFLGQRGPKSKQAGFTGPRLPPHMVKKSSCGNGNGPLKGDTNPLGMTINKPSSAPPTACIRNVEMTRPSSTDPSKAQKITISIPNKLPELQTVSQPGCVTSALENEDLSKAVPSSTITDSLRAESSSNASTVAVAANISKQEVPDEMFVEPAVNVSPTVGSDALVPSSAESSGKSVESNGVLKRNCSISSYGIVMGKVVGTLQNSHSFCESAEEERSHHELPQNDSLNGAISLDIGFKQKGQKLDDFACQVQPAKPSEIFFAKTNGLLSRIPVAESPIPQEIILESLACNHLNRLSEKTRMRASQYRPSHNERNSPNNGKSWGKYSDYRSRSRERTEQDRNKYYRSKGEKTWSPETYCQDEAQRWEKCRYYEDYDSARRTGNGRERKYTHSDKDFDKRSQFSKSERDDPCKSRWADNTHCREEGAHHLSSHRGNLRHCSVPPQQSEKHSREGHAPPPASARAQFDNAFWENKKLRLGKRKYSDTEGGESEVERKRRKIDDKYQETDYRYKAH